The Haloarcula laminariae genomic sequence GTATCCGTTAAATACAGAATTTCATATAAGGTGAGTAATACGATTCTCAGGCGTCGACGACTTCGCCGAAGTCGTACCGGCCGGCCTCGCGGTCCGCGAGCCACGCCGCGGCGTCGAGGGCCCCGGCGGCGAAGACGGCCCGGTCCTCCGCGTGATGGGAGAGCGACAGCACCTCGTCGTTGCCCGCGAGGATGAGCTCGTGTTCGCCGCGGATGTCGCCCGCCCGGCGGGCGAAGACGCCGATTTCGTCGTCCTTCCGGGGCGCGTGGCCCTCGCGGCCGTAGACCGGCTCGACGTCGCGCTCTTCCTGAACCACGTTCAACAGGCTCTTCGCCGTGCCGGAGGGCGCGTCGACTTTCCCGTTGTGGTGGCTCTCCATGAGTTCGAGGTCGTAGTCGTCCAGCGCGCGGACGGCCTCCCGAACCGT encodes the following:
- the dapB gene encoding 4-hydroxy-tetrahydrodipicolinate reductase → MTRVAVNGAAGRMGRTVIETAAGRDGVTAVVGFGTEPDEIAGVPVVAEGIADVLTEHEVDVVVDFAVPEATLALAEACVETGVGLVVGTTGFDEGGLAALDGASDSIPLLKATNFSRGIQVLQRTVREAVRALDDYDLELMESHHNGKVDAPSGTAKSLLNVVQEERDVEPVYGREGHAPRKDDEIGVFARRAGDIRGEHELILAGNDEVLSLSHHAEDRAVFAAGALDAAAWLADREAGRYDFGEVVDA